The Xiphophorus couchianus chromosome 14, X_couchianus-1.0, whole genome shotgun sequence genome includes a region encoding these proteins:
- the slc3a2a gene encoding solute carrier family 3 member 2a isoform X1: MNKDTEMDLEEVKLNTVDQEKQPIAGDGPSLAGEKNGSVKLKIPDEDVTFTGLSKEELMKVAGTPGWVRTRWVLLVLFWLGWVGMLAGAIVIIVQAPRCKPIPEMHWWNEGPLYQIPSLEDFSDGLKGLEGKLDQLNQLKVKGLVLGPFHAVQKDQANSLDLENILRNHGTEKELEAVLLKAKKKGISVVVDLTPNYEGANPWFSAIDDEVMEKVRKAAERWINLGVDGIKVSDLRSASSFNEWQSLRTVVQGNHTVGKARALIGAVEEASANEVVRLINTTGVDIILPNLLSSSDNGVARIKAVDVLHSQQSSVGWGLGASKLEPLSKAATSSDLQRLYHLLLFTLPGIPVFTYGDELGLQLNGTNWPKMVWETNASANQTESRTWFKSLSDLRGKERSLLHGDYYPLNSSATSLAFLRVWDQSERYITAVNWGEKPAEIKITLPPSEGVTLPDTAEVKMSTDENLAVQSSVSLEKFTIGPEKAVILQFPFTG; the protein is encoded by the exons ATGAATAAGGACACAGAGATGGACCTGGAGGAGGTGAAGCTGAACACGGTGGACCAGGAGAAGCAGCCTATTGCCGGAGACGGTCCCTCTCTTGCTGGAGAGAAGAACGGCAGCGTGAAGCTGAAGATTCCTGATGAGGATGTAACGTTCACCGGCctctccaaggaggagctgatGAAGGTGGCTGGCACCCCGGG GTGGGTGCGAACTCGCTGggtgctgctggttctgttctggctGGGCTGGGTCGGCATGCTGGCCGGCGCCATAGTGATCATCGTCCAGGCTCCTCGCTGCAAACCCATCCCTGAGATGCACTGGTGGAATGAAGGGCCTCTGTACCAGATCCCCAGCCTTGAGGATTTCTCCGATGGACTGAAAG GTCTTGAGGGGAAGTTGGACCAGCTGAACCagttaaaggtcaaaggtctGGTTCTTGGTCCATTTCACGCCGTCCAGAAGGACCAGGCAAACTCCCTGGATCTTGAAAACATCCTCAGAAACCATGGAACGGAGAAAGAGTTGGAGGCTGTGCTGCTGAAGGCTAAAAAGAAAG GTATTTCTGTGGTTGTTGACCTGACTCCGAACTATGAGGGAGCTAATCCATGGTTTTCTGCCATCGACGATGAGGTGATGGAGAAAGTCAGG AAGGCAGCAGAGCGCTGGATAAACCTGGGTGTTGATGGCATCAAGGTGTCAGACCTAAGGTCTGCCTCCAGCTTCAACGAGTGGCAATCACTGAGGACTGTCGTCCAGGGCAACCACACTGTCGGCAAAGCGAG GGCGCTGATTGGTGCGGTAGAAGAGGCTTCAGCAAATGAGGTGGTCCGCCTGATCAACACCACTGGTGTGGATATTATTCTGCCCAACCTCCTCAGCTCCAGTGACAATG GCGTGGCGCGCATCAAAGCTGTGGACGTCCTCCACTCTCAGCAGAGCAGTGTGGGCTGGGGTCTCGGAGCCAGTAAACTGGAGCCTCTGTCCAAAGCGGCAACATCCTCAGACCTGCAGCGTCTCTACCACCTGCTGCTCTTCACTTTGCCTGGAATACCGGTGTTTACCTACGGAGATGAACTTGGCCTTCAATTAAAT GGTACCAACTGGCCCAAGATGGTTTGGGAAACTAACGCAAGT GCTAACCAGACGGAAAGCAGGACGTGGTTCAAATCCCTCAGTGACCTCCGAGGCAAGGAGCGTTCGCTGCTTCACGGCGACTATTATCCGCTCAACTCCTCTGCCACATCCCTCGCCTTCCTTCGTGTGTGGGACCAGAGCGAAAGATACATAACCGCAGTTAACTGGGGAGAGAaaccagcagaaataaaaattacactTCCTCCTTCAG AAGGTGTAACTTTGCCAGACACAGCCGAAGTGAAGATGTCGACAGATGAAAATCTGGCAGTGCAGTCGTCCGTCAGCCTGGAGAAGTTCACTATAGGACCTGAAAAAGCAGTGATCCTGCAGTTCCCCTTTACAGGCTAA
- the slc3a2a gene encoding solute carrier family 3 member 2a isoform X2, translated as MNKDTEMDLEEVKLNTVDQEKQPIAGDGPSLAGEKNGSVKLKIPDEDVTFTGLSKEELMKVAGTPGWVRTRWVLLVLFWLGWVGMLAGAIVIIVQAPRCKPIPEMHWWNEGPLYQIPSLEDFSDGLKGLEGKLDQLNQLKVKGLVLGPFHAVQKDQANSLDLENILRNHGTEKELEAVLLKAKKKGISVVVDLTPNYEGANPWFSAIDDEVMEKVRKAAERWINLGVDGIKVSDLRSASSFNEWQSLRTVVQGNHTVGKARALIGAVEEASANEVVRLINTTGVDIILPNLLSSSDNGVARIKAVDVLHSQQSSVGWGLGASKLEPLSKAATSSDLQRLYHLLLFTLPGIPVFTYGDELGLQLNGTNWPKMVWETNANQTESRTWFKSLSDLRGKERSLLHGDYYPLNSSATSLAFLRVWDQSERYITAVNWGEKPAEIKITLPPSEGVTLPDTAEVKMSTDENLAVQSSVSLEKFTIGPEKAVILQFPFTG; from the exons ATGAATAAGGACACAGAGATGGACCTGGAGGAGGTGAAGCTGAACACGGTGGACCAGGAGAAGCAGCCTATTGCCGGAGACGGTCCCTCTCTTGCTGGAGAGAAGAACGGCAGCGTGAAGCTGAAGATTCCTGATGAGGATGTAACGTTCACCGGCctctccaaggaggagctgatGAAGGTGGCTGGCACCCCGGG GTGGGTGCGAACTCGCTGggtgctgctggttctgttctggctGGGCTGGGTCGGCATGCTGGCCGGCGCCATAGTGATCATCGTCCAGGCTCCTCGCTGCAAACCCATCCCTGAGATGCACTGGTGGAATGAAGGGCCTCTGTACCAGATCCCCAGCCTTGAGGATTTCTCCGATGGACTGAAAG GTCTTGAGGGGAAGTTGGACCAGCTGAACCagttaaaggtcaaaggtctGGTTCTTGGTCCATTTCACGCCGTCCAGAAGGACCAGGCAAACTCCCTGGATCTTGAAAACATCCTCAGAAACCATGGAACGGAGAAAGAGTTGGAGGCTGTGCTGCTGAAGGCTAAAAAGAAAG GTATTTCTGTGGTTGTTGACCTGACTCCGAACTATGAGGGAGCTAATCCATGGTTTTCTGCCATCGACGATGAGGTGATGGAGAAAGTCAGG AAGGCAGCAGAGCGCTGGATAAACCTGGGTGTTGATGGCATCAAGGTGTCAGACCTAAGGTCTGCCTCCAGCTTCAACGAGTGGCAATCACTGAGGACTGTCGTCCAGGGCAACCACACTGTCGGCAAAGCGAG GGCGCTGATTGGTGCGGTAGAAGAGGCTTCAGCAAATGAGGTGGTCCGCCTGATCAACACCACTGGTGTGGATATTATTCTGCCCAACCTCCTCAGCTCCAGTGACAATG GCGTGGCGCGCATCAAAGCTGTGGACGTCCTCCACTCTCAGCAGAGCAGTGTGGGCTGGGGTCTCGGAGCCAGTAAACTGGAGCCTCTGTCCAAAGCGGCAACATCCTCAGACCTGCAGCGTCTCTACCACCTGCTGCTCTTCACTTTGCCTGGAATACCGGTGTTTACCTACGGAGATGAACTTGGCCTTCAATTAAAT GGTACCAACTGGCCCAAGATGGTTTGGGAAACTAAC GCTAACCAGACGGAAAGCAGGACGTGGTTCAAATCCCTCAGTGACCTCCGAGGCAAGGAGCGTTCGCTGCTTCACGGCGACTATTATCCGCTCAACTCCTCTGCCACATCCCTCGCCTTCCTTCGTGTGTGGGACCAGAGCGAAAGATACATAACCGCAGTTAACTGGGGAGAGAaaccagcagaaataaaaattacactTCCTCCTTCAG AAGGTGTAACTTTGCCAGACACAGCCGAAGTGAAGATGTCGACAGATGAAAATCTGGCAGTGCAGTCGTCCGTCAGCCTGGAGAAGTTCACTATAGGACCTGAAAAAGCAGTGATCCTGCAGTTCCCCTTTACAGGCTAA
- the snx15 gene encoding sorting nexin-15, whose translation MSRKPKDEYYRFFSVTDPRNHEKGYTEYKVTARFVSKRHPDDVKEVVVWKRFSELKKLHGELSYTHRNLFRRQEEFPVFPRAQVFGRFDEAVIEERRKAAESMLLFTTSIPALYNSPQLKDFFRGGEVSRPLDPSPASSAGPLPPPLIPLPKRRASDCEPAEEEEGREAPTLPQDLGTNISLEVGEPEVAAEAYNEVGGTPTEEEQEDLDDAELDDRVSSPELSLTRLQQSEEMQEEFDSLFDSVVEEQIPSPKEEAPPPLSENDLAVFDPCYKQERSDSSSDHSELFSLPPASLIGGDAGYLNQAANELTAAMEREKEGEFGSAIRGYRTAVDILITGVQGDPDPVRRESVMRRTAQYLKHAKMLVDQHVSPGHTAAQTHTQDP comes from the exons ATGTCACGGAAACCCAAAGACGAATACTACCGGTTCTTCTCTGTTACCGACCCACGGAACCACGAGAAGGGGTACACGGAGTACAAAGTGACAGCCAGG TTTGTGTCCAAGCGTCACCCGGATGATGTGAAGGAGGTGGTGGTGTGGAAGAGGTTCTCCGAGCTGAAGAAGCTCCACGGAGAGCTGTCCTACACTCACAGGAACCTGTTCAGGAGGCAGGAGGAGTTTCCGGTGTTTCCACGTGCTCAAGTGTTTG GAAGGTTTGATGAAGCTGTGATTGAGGAGAGAAGGAAGGCAGCAGAGAGCATGCTTCTGTTCACTACCAGTATACCTGCACTATACAACAGCCCACAACTAAAGGACTTCTTCAGG GGTGGGGAAGTCAGCAGACCTCTGGATCCATCCCCGGCGTCCTCGGCCGggcctctgcctcctcctctcaTCCCCCTCCCGAAGAGGAGGGCCTCAGACTGTGAACCCGCcgaagaggaggagggcagGGAGGCGCCCACCTTACCTCAAGACCTGGGCACCAACATCAGCTTGGAGGTCGGGGAGCCGGAGGTGGCGGCTGAGGCCTACAACGAGGTCGGAGGAACTCCGACAGAAGAAGAACAGGAGGATCTTGACGACGCAGAACTGGATGACCGAG TGTCGTCTCCTGAGCTGTCTCTAACGAGACTCCAGCAGTCGGAGGAGATGCAGGAGGAATTTGATTCATTGTTTGACTCTGTGGTTGAAGAGCAAATCCCGTCTCCCAAGGAggaagctcctcctcctctgtctgaaAATGACCTGGCTGTCTTCGATCCCTGCTATAAACAAG AGAGATCAGATTCCTCGAGTGATCACTCTGAACTGTTCTCGCTGCCGCCGGCCAGTCTGATTGGAGGAGACGCCGGTTACTTGAACCAGGCGGCCAATGAGCTGACAGCTGCCATGGAGCGGGAGAAAGAGGGAGAGTTCGGTTCTGCCATTCGTGGCTACAGGACAGCGGTGGACATACTCATCACTGGAGTGCAGG GAGACCCAGATCCGGTCCGCAGGGAGTCTGTGATGAGGAGGACGGCCCAGTACCTGAAGCACGCCAAGATGCTGGTGGATCAGCACGTTTCACCGGGTCACACAGctgctcagacacacacacaggaccCGTAG